The nucleotide window gggagagccctgaaccttgggggctggatccaggcaagccaggggccgcaggTTCCCCACCGTGCTGTAGTGGGTAGCGGCTGTGGAGCTGAGACCAAGCGGTGCAGAGCCGTTGACTTGAGGCACACGCCTTAggcctgcctgggggaggggcatggggccAGTGGGCGTCGCTCCTTGGCTCAGCTCAGAGGAATTTAGATCCGGGCAGATGTCGGGGCGGGATGTTGATTTCCTGCATCTTGGCTGGCCCAgtgggaactgggcaggggcCCTCCAGAGCTGAAAGCCTGAGCTTCTGCAGGCCATAACACACTCGCATGGTTTGGATCAGGCCCGGGGCGAGGTGTGTGTGTAACACACTCACCAGCTGCTTGCACGCTTCCTCTGGGCTAAAGCCCATCACGAGGGCTGCGGTGGGCAGCAGTGCGAGGCCtgtgccaggcctacccggcctTGGGGCGTAACTGAAAACAGACCGCGAAGCTGGAGCGGCGCCACCTTGAGCGAAAGACCCAGCGGGGTACGTGGTGGGGCGCAGGGTATTTCTGGCTGCGGGgtgagcagcctggctggggtgtATTCGTCCCCAGGGGCGGGTTGGTGAGGGGACGGGCATCCAGAGGAGTGGGGCATGGCTGGGAATTCAGCACCAAACAGGccgaggggctggggtgggaacgCAGCAAAGCACCGCGCCAGCCTGGGGCTCTAGGGCTGATGCCCTAGTCACAGGGGCAACCATTAAGGAACCCCTTGTAAAACGAGCTACAGCAGCCACCTCGCTTCCCCGATACCAGCATGCGCttgcccttcccccttccaggttaCTATTACGTAGACCCCAATCAAGGCAGCCCACAGGACTCTCTGCTGGCGTTCTGCAACTTCACCGCAGGGGGAGAGACCTGCATCGCGCCAGTACGCAATCAGGTAcgggggggtctggccacttTTCTCAGGCAGAGGGACATGCACAAAATCGGCGTCTCAGCAATGCTCTTGTGGCAGCAGAGCAGGTGTGGATGAGGCCTTGGCACGTGCTGTGGAAGGGAATGGAAGCCAGGGTAGTGATGCAGGAAGCGGGGAGGGCGTGACTAAGAGGACATGggacagggaaggagggaaaggagaatGAGCCAGGAGGTACATTAGCCCCAGCGATCAGCCCCACGTAACTGGCTCAGTGTCTGGTGTGGCTGTTCTAGCGCAGGGCTTGTGCTGACAGCGCCGGGGCCTTGTGATCAAGGCAGAGCGGCTGTTTCCCTTCGCCCctctgggcagagctgggtgggaagaggcggaggtttGTAAAACCCAATGATTCCTCCACGATTCCTTGCGCGGCAGAGGCCTGGGCTGAGCGGAAGCCAGCCTGCAGTTCCTGCCAGTGTTTGACTTCGGAGGCCCTAGTACCAGTCACGACAGGCTGGCAGCGCCTCAGCCGCATGCAGGGTGTCTAACGGGCAACGTTTCCCCCCAGGTGCCTATCAAAGCCTGGCTGAGAGCATACGCGGCCGAGGGGACCTTTGAGTGGTTCAGCACCCTGCCCGGGGGCTTCCTGGTCAGTTCCGTGCAGGCGTGGCAGGGCGGGGCCCACCTCCTGGGCATGGCAGCGCTGAGGCACGGCTCGGTACCGGGGCCCTCAGCAGGCTGGGTGTTAATACAGGAACTAGAACCGTCTTTCCCTGTGCGCAGCACATTCTGTGGGAATGGCTGGGTGGGGGCCAAGGGAGCGCTGGGTAATCCTTGGACCAAGCTCCACtcaaaacaggaattaattcagggaggTGCTCGGGCAGCGGGGTACGCACGGTAAGCACCATGGTGCCTTCTGGCCCACCGCCCGTCTGTGCCCGTGAGGGGGAGCAGGCGCCGGTGTGCATACCCTCAGCGCACTTCTCCGCTGCCTCTGACGGGGGGTTTGGCCCACCAGAGCTTGTGCCCAAATCAATCCGTcaggcctgtggcacctcagcctcctccccgTACACTTGTACCCtctctttggggggaggggaaagcctgGCAGTCCCGCCTGTGCGGCTTCCTTCCCCGTCCGTGGGCTGCAGGGTGGGTTCAAGACGGGCCGTGGCTGAGCCCAACTCCCTCCCACCCTGAACGGTGCCGGCCCTGCCCTCAGGCTAGGCTCTGAGGTGGTGCTGTGGGTGCCCCCCGCTGAGCACCCTTACCCCTCTTGTTGCTGCAGCTGGAATACCAAGGCACCGGCACCGTCCAGCTCCGGTTCCTGAAGCTGCAcagcagcctggccacccagaaggtGTCGTACTCCTGCAGGCCTGAGGCCGACGGAGGGGCGCTGCAGCTGGAGAAAGCCATCAAATTCCTCGCAGACTCCAGGGCGCAGAGCTACATGACCACCCTGCAGGGCTGCATGGTGAGTGGGGAGTCTGTGCCAGTGGTTTGAAACAGCATCCTTAGCTCCCCTGCCCACTCCCTGTTAAGCAGGTAACCGGTTAAACTGACCGTTTAACCGGTAAATAAATAAACAGGATTTTTACATCCAAGTGGCTCGGTGTAGGGGAGACCCGGCCGCCCACGTTCCGCATATCAGGCCGTTTAGCTCAAGGCCCAGGCGCAGGGAGCCACGTTTGACACTGACCCTTAGCCCGGAGTTAATTGCAGGCATTGCAAGCGCCCAACGTTAGCACACGTAGCTAGAAAAGCAGCAGCACGGAGCAATAATTGCACCTGCACCAAACCCTGCGGAGCTCCCCTCTGGCACCTGAGCTGCATTTTCAGTAGCCGCTGGAGTCCCTGCGCTCGGTGCCTTGTGCTAGGTGTTGGACCTACAAGTGAAAAGAACAGGCCTGCCCCAAAGCACTGAGGGAAACGGGTGTGTTCTTACTTCATAACTAGCTACAGCAGGTTTGTGGCTGGTCTCCAGTTCAGAACACAGGTGTGAGCACAAGCAAGGAAGCTACGATTTACCGTTGCCTGCTAACACACCTCAGTACCACTGCAGGGGTCTTTCCTGATAGCTACATGTTACCTCGGGGCACAGGGCTCTGCGGCTGTGGCAAGGTCACACTGCAGCTCATTGTGTGTTACAGCTGGATAACGAGTCGTCAATCTCTGACACCATATTCCGGTTTGACACCGCGGAGCTGGCGCTCCTGCCCCTGCGCGACCTGGCTGTGTTTCACAACGGAGATGCCTCTCACCAATTTGGATTCACTATTGGACCCGTTTGCTTCAGCTGAAACCGGACCCAAAACCCCACTTGCCTTGTGGGACCATGTGACTGCAGCAACAGGAATTAAAACCCCCGTCCTGGTGCTGCACCGCCGGCTGCCTTTTGAACGCTACCCTTCCTATTTATGTTTATAGATGCATTATGCCATGGACTACACCACCATCGGAAGGAAGAAACTAATGTTTACAAAAGTATTTTCTCTATAAATATCTATATATGGTGCTAATTTAATAACTGATGGACCAACTGTCATTTAACTACATCCCTTTCGACCTACTTCAAAGACGAGCCGAGCTTTCTGCTGGAGCCAGTTTTCTTCACCTCATTCGCTCGCCCAAGTAAGTGCCTGGATCCATTCTCTGCTGCAGCAGGAACGTGTTTACAGCAGCTGGAGTAGCAGTGACAAGTAGAATGGGGAGGTGCTAGTGGAGATCAAACAGGGAACTCCAGCTGGTTAGAAATTTTTCCACAAATTGTGTTTTGCGTGGGGAAAACGATTTCTCAAAACCAGACCCTGCTGTGGGAAAGGGTCAGTTGAGAAAAGAGGACTCAAAAATAGCGATGAaaaattttttttcccccataatTGTCGTATTAAGCTGGTTGTAGTTTAACAGTGGTTGAAATCAAAACACTTCAGCTATAGCGCACTGAGCCGTTTCTGAAGGGGGGGGGATTTTCAATGTGTGAAAATTGTCACGATGTTGACTTTGTCCCCATGCAGGGATGGGAAATTTGCCATCTCAAATTGCTGCACAATGGCCAATGATTCCTGCCCACTTCTAAGTGCACCCTGCCTCCAGGAGCTTATGGGAAGCAACTGCACTAAGGTTCCTCTGCCTCGGGCTGCTGGGATGTTTTCTTCCCCACTGTGAGGCTGGCGCTTGCCAGGAACATGGTACGATAACTGTGTCCTCTGTGCTCACTTTGCTGGGTCAGCTCGGCCCATGCTCACCAGCCTCCCCACGTTCCCTGCTTCTCACTCCAACAACGCCTGAACTTTATCAAGCTTGGTGGGAAAGAATGTTCTGGTTATTGGCAGCTTCTGAAATCATTATTCTAAGCAGCAGCTGCCAACAGTTCAGTGGCAGTGAATGCGGAAGTCATGCTGTAAAGAAAAAGGGGAAGGCTTGTAGTCGGATCCCCCCCGTCCATGTATTGGTGAAAAGCTTCTCTCCATTTGGGGAGGTAACTGAAGGGCCACACCGGTCTCATTCTAATCTGCTGCACCATGAATTAGCGTTCCCGGGGTGCCACAGACAAGGAGTGAGCTGAAAACTGTTCAGTTGAACATGGGCATGTTCCTATTACGTGGCTAGGGtcagggcgggggaagggtgctAATCTGTACCGTATTGCCCCCTTCCTGCCATGCAGTTCTACCTGACaagctggctccagcagctggttATTTGGCCAATGAAGTGTTATAGAGTCAACTCTCTTCCGCTGCTCTGGCTCGTTTTGCTCTTAAGTAGCAAAGTGAGTGAACTCTCATATAAAAGCTCAGCTGTGGGCCTCAAGCGTCACTAAACACAGGCACCTGTCAGATTGGGGGAGTGCATGGAGCTACCCCCTCTGTTTTGCAGCCTGTTTATCAGGGCCACTCCACCTGTGTAcaggctgaggctgaggcagGCACCATAAGTCTGGTTTCAAGCCCCCTCACTCCCGGGGGGCAGGTACCATGTACAGCTGCTGCAGGGAATCCAGGTCACTTACATTCTGCTTCGGCTCTTTTCTGTTTAACGGTGGTGATGGCCATTGCAGGCAATGGCTGCACCAAACCCAGCCTTCCCGGGAGCTCTGGCCGCCTCTTCCCGTTATTTGTATAAGTTGCAGTTGTAGCCTGAGCTCTCCCTGAGAGATGCTGGTCATTGTGGGTAAAGACGTGATGCGTTTATGAAACTAGCACCAGTCCAGTGTATGCAATACAAAGATTTGCCTTAACCCTGCGCCTTGGCCTCTTGTTCTGCAACGAGAACATCCACGTGGTCCGTCACTAGGGAAGGTTACAGCCCtcgggccattgcaggagggagctgggggaccagggagggctgccgggggggtATTTGCCCCCATCCTTCCACACAAAACAAACATCCCTTTGCCCCAGCTGCTGAGTGACACCGCAGGGCTCAAACACAAGCTCGTTCCCATGAATAAGACTGGCCAGCAGAAGACTCCTAGTAGCCAGTGCCCCCTGCCAGCGGCTGGCGTGTAGGGTTTGTGCAAAAGACAACACAGGCTGTCGCAAGGGCCCACAAGAGGAACATTTCATTTACTCAAACCAGCCGGCAGCTAAGGCCAGTTCCTTAGCAACATTGTGCACCTGAAAGCACAGAGCCCATGGCTCACGGCCACGCCATAGTAAAGTGCAGCTGGCAGAGGCACCGTGTGAGAAGAGACCGTTCCTCTCCACCTGAAGGAGCAAGCAGCGCCCTGCCACCGGTGGATTTAGAAAAGTCTTCCCAACGACGGCACAAGACCAGAATTCTCAAGCTGCTCTTCCCGGCAGGGGCAGAAAAAGGTTTCTGGTGCTCTGTTTAGAGCAATGCACATTTGTATCACTATGAGTCAGAACTTCAAGGGCAGGGCAGTAATTGCAGTGAACTGTTTCTCCTGCCAGCCCTCCGGAGCAAGGTTGAGGGGTGCTACCTCTTCCTGCCAACCCTCCGGCAGAGCCAGCTGAGAGCTAGAACAGCACCAGAGTAGGTCAGTTAGAACAATTTTCCAAGGCTATTTTTTAAAGCAAGGGCCTCCATTGGTGCCCCATTCACACCAGGTATGTCCTAATCCAGTCTTACAGCTGCCGGAGGTGTGCTGCAGCTGTGGGTTCACCCCCTCAGGGCCTGAAGGCTGTCACATTTCAGTTAGCTTACGAGCCAGGCGGGCCATGTACCTGCTACACATGCAGGCGAGGGCTTCGACTCCGTAACACAGGCCAGCAGGATTCCTCGCTGACCACTTCCCACCTGGATGTTTCAAAGTACTAGAGATGCAGAGCAGAGCCCAGCCCTTGACAGCGGCTCAGACACCAGCGGTTGAAGCTGGGTTTGTCTTGGCTGCTTTGGTACAAAGTCCCGTGCTCTTTGCTGGCTGCAAGGGCAAGGTTAGTACTCACCTCAGCCACCCCATCCCAAAGGGTGGCTTCTTTCCATTTCAAACACGCACATTGTCCATGACACCCACCACGGCCCTTCGCATCACCGACATGCTACAGAAAATAGACGCTGCAaatctccaggctgctgcctccaGCCGAATGCTGGCCGTCCCTTCCCCCAGACGACCAACATGAACATGCCTGAGGTCTTTGGCAGCTGGTGACTCCGTGCTTGGCCGGGCACAGGGGCACTTCTGCTTGTTCCTGGCTCTCCTTGCCAGGGGCTGGCCACTAGCCTCCTGGGCAGCAGGTGCAACTCATGCTTGGTCTGGAGCACGTCTCACCATCCTGGCGCCGGGGTCTGTGGCTACCACGTGGGCAACAGCTGCTCcgtgttttctagacttttagaACAGTGACAGGATGAACGTTCTAAACCAGCTGGGTGGGCTCCCCTTGTTAACCCGGCTCCAAACACCTACAGCTCctggagagcccccccccaccccatccagaGCTGTGAAGGGCAGAGGCAAACAGTGTGATCATCTGCACTGGTGAAAGCAGAATGTGTCAAAGGGGCCAGGTGCAGCTCCAGTCCCCAGGGCCAACAGGACTCAGCTCCCTGCTCGCGGTGTTGTCACGTGGGGCACCAGGTCCCAGCAGCGCTCAGGTTTGGCCCCTCCATGAAGAGAGGCAGGCAAGTGGGGCCAAATCTCTGTGAAGGGCAAATCTCCAGGCCCAACACCAGTGGTGCACATTGGGCCCAGCCAGTCGGAAGGTAAGAGGGGGTGGGCTCCACACTGCAAACTCCTCCCCAACGCAGGATCCGACACCCTCCATCTCATTTACTGGGTTGTGACAGGCTCCTCTCCAAGCccgccacagccccagccccagcaagcTGTTCTAAAGCGACCGACCCTCCCCCGGGAAGTTAACGTGTCCACCGTGACTCTCTCAGTTCTGCTGCCAGGCATTCGCTCTCATtcacacccctcttcccccagagcccagcccagcagcctgtccctGCCTTAGTAACTGGGCAACCAGCTGGCTCCAAGGTGAGCTTGCTCCTCACTCAATCGCCtcttccctctcccgcccccccccccccgcacttctCAGCTCCCTCTGGCTCCCCCTCTCGTACCTTGCCCTCGGAACAGGGCTTTAGGGCCCAGGAGCACGTCCACATTGCGATGTTGGGACAGCGCATCCAGGAGGACTTGCCCCTCCCTCTGGAAGAGGAAGACCAGGGGGATGAGTATGTCGCTGGTGCTTCCATCTCCCACCATCTGGAACAGAACCATCTCCTCGCTGCAGCTGCCTTCAGCGTTGTCTAacaaggggaagaggagagtgtTTCCGGGGCACAGCTGGGCGCATCGTACACACGGCCACAACGCACACACCGCACTCAAGGGCAGCTGCTGATGGGGGCGTTTAGTCCAACCCACAATTTTATGCAGGTAGGATATTTGGTCTTACTTGCACTATACACAGTTACGAGCAGGGGGAGAGGCGGGCTCAGACCCCAAAGGTAACTGCAGTTCCTGCCTCTCCCATAAACCCTCTACCTAGCAAGCAGGGTTCTGCAATGAGCAGACACCTCAGCAGCAAAGATGATTCTGGTACAGgcctcagctcccagccccgcggtGGCGCTTTTGCCTTCACTCCCCGACACGTCAGAGCCCCCGGTGCCCCCTGCGCCATCGGCGAGCGGGACGCGCACACGCTAACCACCGTGCTGGAGACTCACCGATGAAAATCGCCCCCACGGCGCCTGCCGTCTGCAAGTTCCTGGCTTTGGCAGCAAACATGCATTCGCCTCTCTGGGCCAGCGCCACCTTCCCATGTACCTCCTCCTGGTTGGTGATAGCGGCACAGGCCTGGTACGGGTCACTCTGCACTAAGCTTCCTTTCACCTGCCGGGAGCAGAGGCAGGTGAGCTCCCGACAGCAAGGCCGGTCTTTTGGCTGGGTGTTTGTGCGGCGCCCGCCTGGCCCCGGGGCTCACAGCGCAGGGTAACACTGACACGTGTAAACAAAGCCTGTTGAGCACCAGGAAGGCCTGTTCAAATTCCCTAGGGACCCTGAGGCTCGGCGATGGCTTGCGTGCACCAGTCGCTTGTGGTGTGGGAGCCCAACATTAGCCCTTCCGCATTACAGAGGCTGCATCTACCCACTGAAGAGGCAGGTAACAGCTGAGTAAGGGGTGTAACACCCCCGGCACTTAGAAGCTAGCCCAGGGGATATCACAgtacgtgccccctcccccataccaGCCTGCCAGTTCCCAGAACTGCTTTGGGTCGCGGGGCCTGGCTATGCTGCAGTCTCTGTGGACTTTAAAGAGCAATTACAGCCAGCCAGGACAATTCCCAATCTCCAGTCGCAGCTTGCAGGTTTCACGCCTCGCAGGAACGGGGCTTCGTTTGAAAACAGATCAAACTTGAGAGCAGAAATTTTAttctcctggtttttttttttttttaagtgctcgTCCAATCCAGGTGCAGAAACAAGGCTTTGGTGACCCGTCATGCTGCATCGATAGTGAACAGGCAAAGCAAAATTACTCCGTGACTTCTTTACAGCCGCTCAGGAAGCAAGGTTCAGCTGGCCAGCTCTATGGCCCAGCAAGGACAGCCAGGAAAGGTTAGACACCCCTGCAGACCCAACCCAGCCAAACTCGCCAGCTACTAGCAGTGAAAGAGTCACTCACCCCATGCTCCTGCTTGGTCAGGTCCATTCCAAACTGGGCTGGTCCAGCGGTGAGTACCATTCTCCCTAAAAACGGGGGAGAAATAATTTGGACAGCCAGTGGGGAGATGCCTTGCTGCTCTCCTGCAGGCGGGTCGACCAGCTCGGTGATGAATTTCAGACTGAAGAGCTCCAGGGGGGAAGCATCCTGCTGCGGAGGGAGAGACACAGCACTGTACAGGCCTTGGCAGGCTGAAGTCACACAATAACCTAGCTGGCAGCTGGAGACGTCAGCCACCCGCTCCGGACACCCGGCAGGAGTGCTAGGGCACAAGCTGGGGACGGCACCCAAAACTTCTGGCCCTGCCAATACTCTCCCATTCCCCCCCAAGGCTGGCTAGAGGGTTACCTGTCAGAGATCCCTGGAGGAAAACAACTCTACTTGGCAACGATGGACAATGCACTTGGAAACCTGACACACATGACCACCGAGCGAGCTGCACACTCTTGGCAGCTGGATGGGATTTGGGCCGGGGTGGGGAATGTTTTTTGGGTCGGGGACACTGGCCCACGGAAgagtcagtcgggggccacacacaagcaaGAAGCAAAATCAACCCCTCTGGCGTGGCCCCGACCGAGAAGCAGAGACActcccctcacgccccacgcacaccagagccctgggggggggggggtccaatcTAGCAGActgtgtgcgctccagccccacggtgaggcagtgggggggctggagcgcgAGCGCAGGTTCCCCAGTGATAGGAGGGAGGCCCTGAGcgtcaggggctggatccaggcaagccaggggctgcacccacccctgctttagatgtTCCCAGGACAGACAAGGAGGATCCTTGAAGGCCATTGCTTAAAGACAGACACTCAGGTGTAGGAGGTGATCTTGGGGCAAGGTCTCGTTAGCTGCCCCAGCAAGGCCGAGCCTCTGGCTGCCCACACCCACGTGGAGGAAATGCTCAGTCCTGGAAGATCAGCTGCAGTTTTCCCGGTGAGGTGACTGGAGCTGGTTGGAACCTGGCCAGGAACCCTCACCCTGGACTTCCGCGGTGcccagcagtgggcagagcaCGGTGCGCTCAGCGCTCACCCTGTGTCGGAGGCCAGTCAGCTGCACGCTCCTGTCGCCCAGCGGGAGCAGGGTCAGCCCCATGCTCTTCAGGATCTCCAAGGGCTCCAGCCTGGTGTCATGGAGTGGGAACTCAATCCccctgcaggagacaaggagcaGCCAGAGTCAGGCTGACAGCGACGCCCCCCGGCCCAAGCCCAGACAAGATCCAGCCCCTGCAgggtgaaactagacaaattcaggctaGATATGGGGGCAAGTTGTTAACAGTGCGTGTGATTAGCCAGCGAGCCCCAGTACCCAGCGCGGGTGGACTCTCCAGCTCTGCGTTTTAAATCGCAATCAGGTGTGTCCGAAGCCCTGGCCTTGTTCCAACACCGCGCCTGGCCTTGAAGCCGGGATTTGTAGGGGGACGTCCAAGGACCTATGTGGTGCAGGTCACACAGGATGGCcccaatggtcccttctggcccggGATCTCTGCTCTGGCAGAAACACGCAGGCCGTCCCAGGGCTGCCACTCACCTGAAGAGCGCCAGACGCTCGGcgcccggctgcagcagctgcttgtGGGCGTCCCGGATGGTGCGGGTGAAGGTGGGATTATTGGGGAAGAGAGTCTGTGCGCTGGGGCAAGAACGGGTAAAAATCCCCTCCTCTCCATGGCCCCTGGGAAACATCTGCAGAGAGAGACGAGGATCAACGTCCGCCACCATGCGCAGCCCCCTGGGTTTGTGTGACCAGCCCTGACCCTCCAGCGCCCAGCGAGGGAGCAGAGCCGCTCAGCCCAGCTCAGCCTCCCCGGCGACAGCGGCAAGGCCTCCTTCTGAAAAGCTGCCACGAGCCAGAGCCTGGCTGCAGCGACAGGCCCCGTCCAcgccagggctggcagcacaggcgctctgctccgctccgcagCAGGCCTGGTGCCAAACAAGCAGACCCCGGAGACAGCCTCACTCAGGAGACTGGAGTTACGTGTGCGGGGGCCATTTTACTCCGGGGGGTGCTGGAAGGTCAGCGGGGGTAGCCTGTGGACACGCCAAGCCCCAGCACATCAGCTGTGCTCAGGCAGGTCAGAGGCTCCTGGGACTCGCTGGTCGGCAGGTGTCATGTCCCCACTGCGCCCCATTCACACAGGCTGCGAGACTCTTAGAGGCCCAGCTGCAGAGCCTGGCGGTTTGGCCCAAGCTGCACAGATCCCCCAGCAGTTTGCTGTGGAGGGCGGCACGGCCTTCCGGGACCAAGGAGCTCTGGGTTCTAGTCCCTGCCCTGCCGCTGGTTTGCTGGGTAACCTCGAGCAAGTCCTTCCCCCTCCCGTGGGACAGGGAGAACGGCTCCAGCATGCGTGGCCCAGCACTGAGTCCTGCTGAGCAGAGTTCAGCGGCCGTGTCCCTCTGCacgccctcacacacacacaggcgcgCGTGCGCATGCGTGTTCGACATTCACCCGTCACCCCCGCCCCGACATTTCACAGCAACGCTGACCGACTTTTACAAATAAAGCCAGATCCCTCAGTGAGCTGCCTAAGGGATTCAGGAGCCTGCTCCCATTGGAAATTCCTTCTCAGGCTGTGACCAATAGGGTTTTAACCTTGGAAAATTACCAGCCATGCTCCTCCTCTGAAAACTGCCATGGAAGTCAGAGATGCACCCTGAAGCTAACCATGCCCCGGGCACCCTTAAGAAAGCCTACAGCTGACGTACAGTCACGTTCCTAGGGCAGGGGGGCCGGGCAGTGGAGAGCgagaggggcagcaggtgggccTCGGTGGTGAAGATGTAATCGTCAATGTCCAGCGGCAGATCCCGCTTCTCCGTGAAAAGCAAGTAGAGGTACTTAAACATCTCAGCCAGGAAGAAGGAGTCCATCCTGCAGGGCAAACAGAGACAGGCATGAGGCCAGGCCCACTGAGAACGCGGCCGCAAAAACCGAGAAGTTTGCAAAGATTTAGCCACATCCCTAAGTCTCCAGGGAATCGCGTCCTTCCTCTCGGCTTTACCTGTCCTGAGATGGCCAAAAGCAGCAACTTCAGAGGCCTCCTCCCTGTGAGGCCCACATAGCTGCTGCTAAAACACTCTCTTCCACTTCCTGCAGCAAGGCCGCTGGGAGAGCGCATTCCTACTCCCGCGACAGACAGAGCGCACACACGGGGACTAGGTTTCCTCCTGAGCCAACGTGGCTCTGCAGACTTCATTCCAGGAGAGTCGGGCCCGTGTGCTAcctttgtccctcctttctcttggCTTCTGGGGTCAGCTGTTAGATTCAGGCTGGGGGCTCTGTAAGCTAACAGGCCACCTCTGTGTGCCAGCGAAGTGCTGTGTAAGCCAACGGCTCTAGAAATGCCACGCTCAGTGAAGGGGGGAGCCTcgtgggaagagggggatggaggcGAGCGAGGCTCCTCAGATAGGCAAGAGACTCCAGATGAACCCTGTCAAGGCATATTCAGAGCAACACCGCCATGGGGCAAGGCCGTTCTGTTCCGGCTGTGCTCTGGAAATGGCTCTAACCACCCCTCTGCAGGCCGCTGGGGAGAGTCCAGCGGGTCTTGCACACACAGCACCGCACGGTTCAGGACAGGCCGGAGATCCTGGACTTCCCACCACGTGAGACATCAGAACAGTCTGGAGGCTGCTCCTGTGCTGGGTGGCTTTACCGCTGAGCCCGGAGTTTACTGGTCcattctaaggccttgtctacacaaccATTTACTCTGGTGCAACTCACCTATCCTCATGTCGGCCCGTCCGTACATCCTGCACCGCCGCAAAGCCGCAGGCCACCCGAGCATAGGCATTCAGGCTCTCTACAATGGACTTGCCCACCTGGAGGTAGTAGGGGTCCCGGGTAGCCTGGGAGAGAAAACCATTGCAATTCAGCCTGCCACCAAGCCACTCTTCCAGCACAGCCAAGTCCAAGGGGGACGGCGGCTCATTCACAGCTGGCCCTGACAAGTCTCTCTCCGCCGGGTCAGTCCTGCATTGCCACCCCACTGGGAAAGGAACTAAGCGCCACGAGGAACGCTCAGACCAACTCTCACTCGCCCACGCCTTCGAAAGTCAGCCTGCAACACGAGCAAGCCGCCGATCCGCCACAGGCTCTTCTCTCCACCAGCTCCGGCGTTTGCTGGGAGCAACGACACTCTCCAGTCTGATAAAGCTCTGCTGAGACCTTATAGGGGTTACACACGTCCACTTGCGTTCAGCTGCTTGGTTTTTCCAGCCAAGACACGGGACAGGACTTACCTTGTACAGGAAGTAGGTGCTCTCGGCAAACTCCGGCCGCAGAGGATGCTGGGCCCAATACACGGCAAAGTCAGATGTGAACGCCTTTcatgaagggagggggagagaaagagagagagagagagagagagagagagagcgcacgcACTAAGATACGAGCTGCCACTTTCACTACGCACACACGAAGGGCTTGTCGATTTGCAGACTG belongs to Pelodiscus sinensis isolate JC-2024 chromosome 22, ASM4963464v1, whole genome shotgun sequence and includes:
- the LOC102452869 gene encoding ER degradation-enhancing alpha-mannosidase-like protein 3 isoform X1, which codes for MGGAPRGLALALLWAALAAGAAALGAAEKTRLRDQVVEMFDHAYGSYMKHAYPADELMPLSCRGRVRGMEPSRGDVDDALGKFSLTLIDTLDTLVVLNKLDEFEDAVRKVVLDVQLDNDVVVSVFETNIRVLGGLLGGHVMADMLKAQGVRLQWYKAELLHLARDLGYRLLPAFNTTSGLPYPRVNLRYGVLSPNSRTGTELDTCTACAGTMILEFAALSRMTQETVFEDTARRALDVLWEKRQKGTDLVGTVINIHSGDWVRRDSGVGAGIDSYYEYLMKAYILLGDDTYLERFNAHYVAIMKYISQPPLLLNVHMHNPTVSIRSWMDSLLAFFPGLQVLRGDLKPAIETHEMLYQVTKQHKFLPEAFTSDFAVYWAQHPLRPEFAESTYFLYKATRDPYYLQVGKSIVESLNAYARVACGFAAVQDVRTGRHEDRMDSFFLAEMFKYLYLLFTEKRDLPLDIDDYIFTTEAHLLPLSLSTARPPCPRNVTMFPRGHGEEGIFTRSCPSAQTLFPNNPTFTRTIRDAHKQLLQPGAERLALFRGIEFPLHDTRLEPLEILKSMGLTLLPLGDRSVQLTGLRHRQDASPLELFSLKFITELVDPPAGEQQGISPLAVQIISPPFLGRMVLTAGPAQFGMDLTKQEHGVKGSLVQSDPYQACAAITNQEEVHGKVALAQRGECMFAAKARNLQTAGAVGAIFIDNAEGSCSEEMVLFQMVGDGSTSDILIPLVFLFQREGQVLLDALSQHRNVDVLLGPKALFRGQENTEQLLPTW
- the LOC102452869 gene encoding ER degradation-enhancing alpha-mannosidase-like protein 3 isoform X5, which gives rise to MAATWFSLTLIDTLDTLVVLNKLDEFEDAVRKVVLDVQLDNDVVVSVFETNIRVLGGLLGGHVMADMLKAQGVRLQWYKAELLHLARDLGYRLLPAFNTTSGLPYPRVNLRYGVLSPNSRTGTELDTCTACAGTMILEFAALSRMTQETVFEDTARRALDVLWEKRQKGTDLVGTVINIHSGDWVRRDSGVGAGIDSYYEYLMKAYILLGDDTYLERFNAHYVAIMKYISQPPLLLNVHMHNPTVSIRSWMDSLLAFFPGLQVLRGDLKPAIETHEMLYQVTKQHKFLPEAFTSDFAVYWAQHPLRPEFAESTYFLYKATRDPYYLQVGKSIVESLNAYARVACGFAAVQDVRTGRHEDRMDSFFLAEMFKYLYLLFTEKRDLPLDIDDYIFTTEAHLLPLSLSTARPPCPRNVTMFPRGHGEEGIFTRSCPSAQTLFPNNPTFTRTIRDAHKQLLQPGAERLALFRGIEFPLHDTRLEPLEILKSMGLTLLPLGDRSVQLTGLRHRQDASPLELFSLKFITELVDPPAGEQQGISPLAVQIISPPFLGRMVLTAGPAQFGMDLTKQEHGVKGSLVQSDPYQACAAITNQEEVHGKVALAQRGECMFAAKARNLQTAGAVGAIFIDNAEGSCSEEMVLFQMVGDGSTSDILIPLVFLFQREGQVLLDALSQHRNVDVLLGPKALFRGQENTEQLLPTW